The following proteins are co-located in the Microplitis demolitor isolate Queensland-Clemson2020A chromosome 5, iyMicDemo2.1a, whole genome shotgun sequence genome:
- the LOC103569274 gene encoding retinol dehydrogenase 10-B, whose protein sequence is MVPMKEEVFTNSRIGSPSSIAWLYLLAEFFIGVLLSTMLTFLGVIKSILPKPPRDLTGNVVLVTGASSPLGRCLATEFIRVGCTIVCVDHDLELVRKTACELADNYSDSAIQSLSPDHRKQDDSEFKARVFAYQCDLWDRKSIRKVAQKVKDEIGPLDILVTCAGESNQNILDTVSNTLMSHYWTVLAFLPMMYRQQKAHIVGVTPTASTDDAYLGTRAAIAGLMESLGHEFGSRCGNLNFMTVAPKADPRLMRQSEEKVAYDVVQAVRRDQCCLSASWWSTMLYRVSCAIHKIITIVTRWIYTHGCDDL, encoded by the exons ATGGTACCGATGAAGGAGGAAGTTTTTACGAACTCGAGGATCGGCAGCCCGTCATCGATCGCTTGGCTTTACTTACTAGCTGAATTTTTTATCGGGGTGCTGCTGTCGACGATGTTGACTTTTTTAGGAGTTATTAAATCCATTTTACCAAAGCCACCGAGGGACTTGACGGGGAACGTTGTTTTg GTAACAGGTGCGAGCTCACCATTGGGCAGATGTTTAGCCACGGAATTTATCCGCGTCGGCTGTACAATTGTCTGCGTCGACCATGACCTCGAGCTGGTGAGAAAGACCGCGTGCGAGTTGGCGGATAATTATTCTGATTCGGCGATACAAAGTCTCAGTCCGGATCACAGGAAACAGGATGACTCGGAGTTTAAGGCCAGGGTCTTTGCATATCAGTGCGATCTGTGGGACCGCAAGTCTATTCGAAAAGTCGCTCAGAAAGTTAAAGACGAAATAGGACCACTTGACATACTTGTCACGTGCGCGGGCGAGTCTAATCAAAACATCCTCGACACTGTCAGCAACACACTCATGAGCCATTACTGG accGTTCTTGCCTTCCTCCCGATGATGTACCGGCAACAAAAAGCTCACATAGTCGGAGTGACGCCTACTGCTTCAACCGACGACGCATATTTAGGCACCAGAGCTGCAATTGctg GTCTAATGGAAAGTTTGGGCCACGAATTCGGGAGTAGATgcggtaatttaaatttcatgacCGTCGCTCCAAAGGCCGATCCAAG GTTAATGAGGCAGAGCGAGGAGAAGGTTGCCTATGACGTGGTCCAGGCAGTGCGTCGAGATCAATGCTGTCTATCTGCTTCGTGGTGGTCAACGATGCTTTACCGTGTTAG ttgtgcaattcataaaataataacaattgtcACGCGATGGATTTATACGCACGGATGTGACGacctttaa